The Armatimonadota bacterium DNA segment CCCACTCGTACTCGGGGCTGTTCCACGCCGTCTCGGCCATTTCGGCGTAGGCGGCGGACCACTCGCGCACGGGCTGCGCCAGCCGCCCGATGATGTCCTGCGCGCCCTTGTGGGTGAAGTAAACGCCCTCGGTCTTGGTGAGGACCTCCTCCAGCAGCTCGTTGTGATCCACGATGGGGCAGGGGCGCAGCGGGTTGGGCTGGCTGCGGTTGACGTCGCGGATGGCGGTGAACAGGGGCGACCGCAGGACATCCCACAGGTGGTCGCCGTTGGCGTAGAGGTCGTGGATATTGTCGCTGGCGAAATGCATGAAGACGCAGGGCTCGAGGTCGCCGCGGAAGTTCAGGTGCAGGTAGAGGGTGCCGGCGGACATGCATCCCCCCGTGAGGCAGCCGTCGTTCCAGAAGTCGGCGACGAAAATCGGCCGCGTGCGTCGCGCCTGCATGATCTTGCGGCGCATGGCGTCGCGCTGGGCGGCGGTGGGCATGAGCTCCACCGTCGCATCTTGCCCCACCGGCACGAACATGAAGAACCACCCGAAGAGGCAGCCCTTCTCGATCATCAGGTCGAGGAACTCGTCGCGCAGGTAGGCGTCGGCGTTGAGGCGGGTGACGGTGCCGGAGAAGCCGAACAGCACCCCCGCCTGCCGCAGCCGCTCCATGGTGTCCATCACCTGGGCATAGACGCCCTTGCCGCGGCGGAAGTCGGTCTCCTTCTCGAAGCCCTCGATGCTGATGGCGGGGGCGACGTTGCCCAGCCGCTGCAGGCGTTCGATGGCGGCGTCGGAGATGCGAGTGCCGTTGGTGTAGACCAGGAACACCGCGTCGCTGTGCTTCTCGTAGAGGTCGAGCAGATCCGGGCGCACAAACGGCTCGCCGCCGGTGATGGTGAACATGAACATGCCTATCTGCTTGGCTTCGGTCACCACGCGGTCGAGGGTCTCGAAGCTCATGGGGTCGGTGTCGCGGGGATACTCGCCGGCGTAGCACCCCAGGCACTTGAGGTTGCAGCGCATGGTGGGGCTGATGACCATCAGGTAGGGGGGGAGCAGGCCGAACTGGGCCTTGAAATCATTGCGGATGTGCTGCCCCAGCCAAGTGGCGTTGACCCCCAGGTTGATGATCAGCTTGCGGCGGCAGTTAGGGTGAAGCTGGGTCATGATCTTGCGCCCCAGCTCCAGCGACGGGTGCCGGCGCTCGAACAGCTCCCGCAGCTGCTGCAGTTGCGCGCGGTGCGCGGGGTAGCGTGCGACGTAGCGCTCGAGCACGGCGACCAAGCGCACCAGGCTCTCGTCCGAGCTGCGAGCGAGCAGGCTGAAAAGGGGATCGGCTAGGGCGTGGGTCGCCGCGACCTTGGCGCGGGTGCGCAGGGTCGGGGTCGGCGCTTTCCACGAGGACGGCATAGACAGCATGATTACACCTCCTGCGAGGGTTCGTGCTGCGATGCGCCCTGGGGGTGCTGCGCGGAGCCTTCGGCCCAGGGCGCAGGCTTTGTCTGATGCCTCAATCTTACGTCGTGCTCAACCCGCACCGGGGCGGCCGCCGCACGGACGCGCCGCAGCCTGCGGTCGGGCCGCATGTTGTGGATTGCCTCGCTGGTTAGCCTACATCGCTCACCCTTGCTTGTCAAGGCCGCGGCCAGGCACGCGCGCCAGAGCGCGAGGCGCGCGTTCAGACTTCCCGGCAGCGTTCCTCAGGCAGGAAGAGCGCGGCGGTGGCGCCCGCCCCCGACTTGCCCTCCGTCACCAGCGATCCGCCGATGATCGCCAGCATGGTGCCGTGCAGCGCCAGGCCCTGCCCGTCTGCCGGCGCGGGACGCAGCATCGTCGGCAGACCGACGCCGTCGTCGGTGATGCGAATCTCCAGGCCCTGGCGCCACGCGGCGTCAATGCGCAGGCGCAGCGAGCGCGCCGGGTTGCCCCCGCGACCGTGGCGCGCGGCGTTGCGGATGACCTCCTTGGCGGCGTAAAACAGGACATCTGCGGTGAGCGGCGACAGCGCCCGCGCGTTCTCCTCGGCCGGCGCGTCAACCTGCCAGGAAACCGCCTCGAAGTCGCGGGGGAACTCAGCTTCCACCATCCGGCGCAGCGCGGCCAGCAGCCCTATCTGCGCGACCTGCGACGCGCCGCCGGCGGGCATCTCGCGTAGCAAGGCGGAGATGCGCTGGTGCACCTGCGCCAACTGCGCCAGCGCCTCGTCCCGATTCTGCCCGCGAGCAGATTGACTGCGCAGCGCGAGCATCGCCGCGTGCAGCCCGGGCAGTATCTCGTCGTGGAGGGCGCGCCGCGACTGACGGTCGAGCACCTGGCTGTCGGTGAAGCGCTGCCGCTGCAGCGCCATCAGCCGCTGCGCGAGACTGGCTGAGGCGACGGTATCGAGCAATCGTTGTCCGCTGGCGCGGGCGATCTCGATTTCCTCCTCGGAATAGAGCCCGCCGTCGCGCTTGGCCCCCAGCAGCAGCACGCCGATCAGCCCGCGCGGGCTCCACAGCGGCACCGCCCACATGACGCCGCCCGCCAGCGGATCGAGGCCGAGGATCGTCACCTCGGGCGAAACACAGCGCGCAATGATTCGATGGACATCGGCGGGCAGCGGTCCGCCCTCCGGATAGACGAGCGCCGGGCCGACCAGGGGCGCGATGCCGCCGGTGGCGACCAGGCAGGCGGACTGCGCGCCCAGCACGTCGCGGCACAGGGCGACGAAAGGTGCGGAGGCGCCGATGTCCGGCGCGGCCGTCGGCGACGACGTCAGCAGGGCGTCGTAAACCCGTTCGCTAGCGACGAAGGGGCGCAAGTGGGCGATGTAGCCGTCGCGTTCCAGGTGGGAGCGCCAACTGAACACGGCGTAGGTCAGGCCGATGACGACGGTTGCCAGCAGCACGATGTAGGCGGTCGGCACCAGCAGGGCGAAGCAGGCGGCGATCGCCATGCCGTAGCCGGCAGCCAGGAGCAGCGCGCCGTGCCACTGGCGGCGCAGGCCGCGTCGGGGAAGGGTGCGGCCGGTGAAGATCTCGTAGGAGATGACCGCCTGCCCGATAAGCACGACGGCGGCGGAAATCAGGGAAGTAACGACGAGGTCGAACCAGCCGAGATCCATCGCCAGCCAGTCAAGCGGTTGGTCGAGGGCGTGGGCTCCGCGGCGCAGCAGCCACACCATGACGCCGACCACGAGCAGGCTGACTACCAGCAGCATGCCCGCGGCGGCGATGAGCCACGGGCGGGCGCGGCGGCGGGCTAACCCTCCCATCGCCCGCGTCGCCGGCGCGGGCCGGAGCACGGCGGCCAACGAGAAGGTGATGCAGGACGCGATGAACAGCGGGTAAAGCAGCACCACCAGTGGCATGCCGAGCACGGCCGGCGTCGTGGACAGGTCGAGGCCGCTGGCCTTGAGGGCGAACGGCAGGGGACGGGCGACCACCAGCAGCGCCAGCAGCGCCAAGGCCAGCATCGTCGTCGCCCCCAGCAGCGGGCGGTGGCGACGATGGAGCGCGGAGTCGCGGTCGTCCCAGTAGCCGGTATGCCAGAGCATGGCGACGTACCAGGCGAAGGGCGCGAACACCAGCGCCGCCCATCCCAGGGGCCACCACGCGTTGAGTTCGGCGCTGATGACGGAGGCGCTGCGCATGAGCACCGCGGAGTGGCTGATGAAGACCGCGCCGCCTGCGAGCAACCCGCAGCCTGCCAGCCAGGCGCCCCAGCCGCGGCGTTCCGCAGCAAGGAGCACCGTCGCGCCCAGCCACAGTAGGACGATGGTGTTGAAGACGGACAGGGCGAGGAGCGCGAAGTAGATGAGGAGGACGATGAGCATCACCCCTCCCACTCGACCCATTCCCCGCGTTCGTTGAGCACGCGGGGGCGACCCTGTCGGTCCCAGGAGATGAGGCGTCCCGCGCGCACGATGAGGGCGGCGCGCGTGCGCGCCACCTTGTCGTCGGTGGCGGTGTCGCCCAGGCCCCACGCGGCATAGACCTGGCCGTTGGTGCGGCTGATGGTGCGCTTGTCGCGAAAGCCCATCCGGGCGGCGATCTGCTGGTTGGTCATGCCGCGCGCCAGCATCCGCGCCACCTCCTGCTCGTTGGGCTCGAGCAGCGCCATCGGCGACTGCGCGTCCTTGTGCCGCACCTCCTGCACCCGCACTTCAATCTCGGGATCAATGAAGCTCTTGCCCGCTACCGCATCCTGCAGCAGCGGCAGAATCATCTCTGGCAGCAGGTAGTTGGACTTGCGCACGTAGGCGTAGTGGCTGAGGATGCCGGAGCTGCGGAAGGCGCGGTAGTAGGCCTCGTCGTCCTGGATGGAGTAGAACACCACCGGCTGGCGCGGCAATTCCCGGCGCACCGCGACCGCGGTGTCAATGCCGTTGACCGCGCCTGCGAGCTGCACGTCCAGCAGGATGGCGTCGGGGCGATGCTCCAGGCAGTACGCGAGCGCGGCCTCCCCCGAGTCGCAGTCGTAGGCCACCCGCACGTCGGGCAGCTCCTCCAGCCCGCGCTTGAGGGCCGCGCGCAGCCGCGCGTTGTCCTCCACCACCAGCACGTTGAGCATGGGCCGCTCTCCTCACCGCCCGCGCCCCTATAGCAAGCCACAAACGAGACCGGCCGTCAAGCACCCGGGTGCGCGCAAGACCATACTCAGTGGGTCGCCAGGATGGGCGCTCCCGCCTATCATCGGATCAGAGCCCGGTAGTCACCATTCCTCGCCGAGGTAACGATCGTGAGAGTCAAGCTCATACTGCCTGCCCTGACCGCAGCCCGGAGCCCCTTCTGGCGGCCGATCAAGTACTCGCTCTTTCCGCCGCTGGGACTGGCTACCCTCGCCGCCTATCTGCGCGACGACGACGAGGTGACGATTGAGGACGAGCACGTGGAGCACCTCGATCTGGAGGACGAGCCGGAGCTGGTCGGCATTCAAGTCTACATCACCTCGGCCCGGCGCGCCTACGAGATCGCCGATCACTACCGCCGGCGCGGCGTGCACGTGGCCTTGGGGGGAGTCCACGTCACGTCGCTGCCGGAGGAGGCGGCTCGCCACGCCGACACCGTCTTTCTGGGCCCCGGCGAAGACACCTGGCCTCGGTTCTTGCGCGACTTCCGCCAGCGCCGTCCAGGGAGGGTTTATCGGTCCGCGGTGCGCAGCTTGGCGGGTCAGCCGCCGCTTCGTCGCGACCTCATCAAACGTCATCTCTATCTCGCGCCAAACTCGCTCGTGGTCTCCCGCGGCTGTCCGCACGCTTGCGACTTCTGCTACAAGGAATCGTTTTTCCGCGGCGGCAGGTCGTTCTACACCCAGACCGTGGATCAGGCGCTGGCCGAGATCGAACGTCTGCCGGGGCGACACCTCTTCTTCGTGGACGACAACATCTTCGGTTGCAGGTCGTTCGCCATGGGCCTGTTCGACGGCCTGCGGGGAATGGGCCGGCTGTGGCAGGCGGCGGGCACGGTGGAGGCGGCGCTGGACCCGGAGCTGCTGGCGAAGGCGGCGGACTCAGGGCTGGGCAGCCTGTTTGTGGGGTTCGAGACTCTGAGCGCCGCCAACCTGCGCGAGCAGCATAAGTCCCACAACCTGAACCGCGACTATCAGGCGGCGATTCGCGCGCTGCACGATGCGGGGGT contains these protein-coding regions:
- a CDS encoding radical SAM protein — protein: MLSMPSSWKAPTPTLRTRAKVAATHALADPLFSLLARSSDESLVRLVAVLERYVARYPAHRAQLQQLRELFERRHPSLELGRKIMTQLHPNCRRKLIINLGVNATWLGQHIRNDFKAQFGLLPPYLMVISPTMRCNLKCLGCYAGEYPRDTDPMSFETLDRVVTEAKQIGMFMFTITGGEPFVRPDLLDLYEKHSDAVFLVYTNGTRISDAAIERLQRLGNVAPAISIEGFEKETDFRRGKGVYAQVMDTMERLRQAGVLFGFSGTVTRLNADAYLRDEFLDLMIEKGCLFGWFFMFVPVGQDATVELMPTAAQRDAMRRKIMQARRTRPIFVADFWNDGCLTGGCMSAGTLYLHLNFRGDLEPCVFMHFASDNIHDLYANGDHLWDVLRSPLFTAIRDVNRSQPNPLRPCPIVDHNELLEEVLTKTEGVYFTHKGAQDIIGRLAQPVREWSAAYAEMAETAWNSPEYEWARTGAWLKEKPPATPAETRH
- a CDS encoding response regulator transcription factor, with product MLNVLVVEDNARLRAALKRGLEELPDVRVAYDCDSGEAALAYCLEHRPDAILLDVQLAGAVNGIDTAVAVRRELPRQPVVFYSIQDDEAYYRAFRSSGILSHYAYVRKSNYLLPEMILPLLQDAVAGKSFIDPEIEVRVQEVRHKDAQSPMALLEPNEQEVARMLARGMTNQQIAARMGFRDKRTISRTNGQVYAAWGLGDTATDDKVARTRAALIVRAGRLISWDRQGRPRVLNERGEWVEWEG
- a CDS encoding radical SAM protein, whose protein sequence is MRVKLILPALTAARSPFWRPIKYSLFPPLGLATLAAYLRDDDEVTIEDEHVEHLDLEDEPELVGIQVYITSARRAYEIADHYRRRGVHVALGGVHVTSLPEEAARHADTVFLGPGEDTWPRFLRDFRQRRPGRVYRSAVRSLAGQPPLRRDLIKRHLYLAPNSLVVSRGCPHACDFCYKESFFRGGRSFYTQTVDQALAEIERLPGRHLFFVDDNIFGCRSFAMGLFDGLRGMGRLWQAAGTVEAALDPELLAKAADSGLGSLFVGFETLSAANLREQHKSHNLNRDYQAAIRALHDAGVMVHGSFVFGMDEDDETVFERTVEWAITQGIEAATFHLLTPYPGTALHRRLAAQGRITTDNWELYDTRHAVYHPAKMSPQKLEAGYRRAYRDFYRWSSILRGARTRERWDQRVRHVAYAAGWKKCEPLWDLVVRAKRVCHFGPLLEAVLAARGRRAPQPAAVIPPVPAPRAGSAAPGSPRRSRRRGAAAFAGSAGAGAASRAGDGAGSRGGAPPRSSGARPR